The Balneola sp. genomic sequence CCGGCCGTGCAACAGTGGATAGCCGACCTTTCCAGATTTTTGAAGGTTCCAATGACATCCTTTATCAGCAGATGAGCGAGTCTGTGCTGAAGATGATGCGTAAGTTGAAAAACAATAACCTTCAGGACTTCCTGAATGAGTTTCACCTTACATCTCGTTCTTCAGAATATTTCAATGAGCACTTCAATTTTGAGCTGGATCCAAAAATGCCTCAACGCAAGCTTGTTGATCTCGGTAAAGCTTTAGGTCGTATAATTTCAATGGAGTTTACGCTGAATCTTGGCGATCAGGGTTTCAATAATGAACTCATCGAAAATGCACTTAAAACTCTTCAGGATGAAGTTCATGCAATCATGCACACTTACAAGCATGGTGGCGACGCTGATGTTGTTGAGGACTACAAGATGGACAGCTCTTGGTTTAAACTTTCATTGGTGAATGCCTAAACAGAAAATTGTAGTTATTAGCGGGGCCGGAATAAGTGCAGAGAGCGGCCTTGCTACATTTCGCGATTCCGGTGGTCTGTGGGAAGGTTACGATATCAACGAAGTAGCTTCTATTCAAGGCTGGCAAAAAGATCCCGAAAACGTTCAGAACTTCTATAACCTTCGGCGAAAGCAAGCGGCTGAAGCCCATCCGAATGACGCGCATAAAGCTTTAGCAGATTTGGAAGAGCATTTTGAGGTATCGATTGTAACTCAGAATGTTGATGACCTTCACGAACGAGGCGGGTCAACACAGGTTTTGCATTTGCATGGTGAACTCAGGAAAGCACGAAGTGAAGAAGACGAGTCTTTAGTAGTTGATGTCGGTTCAGAGTCGATAGCGATGGGCGATTTGGCAGAAGACGGAGCTCAGCTCAGGCCACATGTAGTTTGGTTTGGTGAGATGGTTCCAATGATGGAGCCGGCAGCAATAGAAGTTTCCAAAGCAGATGTTTTAGTAGTGGTTGGAACTTCTTTAGTGGTTTATCCTGCAGCAAGTTTAATTGATTATGCTGATGCAGGAATACCGAAATTTATTATTGATCCTTCCGATCCGCAGTTATGGGATCGGGAAGGCTGGACTCACTTCAAGGAAAATGCAGGAACCGGAGTGAATAAATTAGCAGAAAAACTTAAAAACGAATACTTACAGTAATGGCAGACAAGAAAGCAACCGAAGAAGAACGCGGAGTTTTAGAACAGTTTATGATTCCCTTTTATCATGTTTCAAAAAGGGTTCCGTTGTTTCCGGGAAAAAATAATACCGATTCAGAGGCCGGACTTTTTGGTATTTCTGAAGAAGACCTAAAAAAATACAGAGAGAATTACAATGAAAACGCCCGTGAGGCAGCCCTCGAAATTCTAAAAGATGATGATATTGTTGATTGCCTCGACAAGCTGCCAATGGATGGAGAAGAAACCATCATAGCTTTTGGTGACTCCATCACAGAAGACGCTCAGGGCTGGTTTACGATCCTGCAACATGTGCTTGAAATTTCTACCGAAGATGCTGATTTCAACTTCATTAATGCAGGTGTTTCCTACAATACAACAGCGGAAGCACTCCGAAGAATAGACCGCGATGTAGTTGTTCATGAGCCGGATTGGGTAATTGTGGCTTTAGGAACATTTGATGCTCAGCGACTCAATATAGCCCCTGAGCGTACACTGCTTCCGCTATCCGAAACATGGGAAAATGTTGAGACCATCCAAACAATCTTAGAAACAAGAATTGAGAATCCGATTATCTGGATTACCCCGGCGCCTGTACTTAATGAGATGCTGGAAGAGAACTTACTGTATGACTTCACCATCAAACCTGAAGACCTAAGCCCGGTACAAGATGTAATTTCAGGGAAGCAGGGAGCTATTATTGATTCTTCCGGAAAACGAATGGGTAAAACTCAGCCACAAGCATGGAATTACTTGCCGGATGGATTGCATCACTCCCTTTCCGGCCACATAGAAACGACTAAAGCGATTATTAAAAAGCTGGCTCAGCCTAAAGATGCTGAATAGAATTACTCTTTAGATTCGAGGAGTTCGTCTAAGTTGGTTTTGAAAACTCTTGCTGCAGGAAAAGAGTTTTTATAGTTATAATCAAAAACATATAGATTATTTTCTTCGTCAAGGAAATGGGGGACAATTGAAACTCGTTTATCATGTATGAAATTTAAAGGAGAATCTGTCAAAATAATATTCGCTAATTTTTCCCCATCTTTTGAATATATATCTGCAGAAGGAATGATTTTTTTATCACTAAATGTGTAAAAGAAGAGCACTATAAATTGGCTATTTCCGACAATACTTATATTTGAACCAGAAGGTTTAAATAAAAACCTTCCTGATGGTCCAGAAGCTGTTTGGAAACCTACTTCATCTGAATTTAAATACTTTTCCCAGTTATTTGAATCGTACTCCGTTGCTAATTCTGGAATCTTTTCCCCAAATACTTGTCCTTTATTAGTTTCTGTATTAAAAACGAAAATGGTTCCATCATAGAATCCAGATGTTGCTGCAATTGTATTTGGTGTTAATTGTGATGCTTTATAATTAGGTAATTGTGACATTTGTACTTCAAGTGGACTTGATTTATCAAAAAAATAGTTAAATACATTTAAGTATTCTCCGACTTTATTTTCAAAATTTGAATTGTATCGATGAAGTAAATTCCCCTTATCATCTGGATTCAAAAAATCTCGACTTACCACGATAAATTCGTCTGACTTAGGATCATCGAAGACCTTTGTTAATCCTAAGGCTTCAAGCTTCAGTACTATTGAATGAGTAAACCCTTCATTGCTATCAAAAAAAGAAATTCGATTTTGGAATCGATCAAGGACAATTAGATTACCCTCAGTATCTACATCTATAGATGTCACCTCTAAAAAATCACCTGGCCCGCGACCTCTTCCACCAAATTTTTTAATAAAATTACCCTCTGGACTGTAAATACGAATTGTTTTATCGCTCGTGCTACTGAGTATAATATTTCCGTTTTCTGTAGTGCTTATAGACCTTATACCACTAAATAGATAATCTGTAGAATCACTGTCCTCTTTTCCAATAGACAAATACCTCAGTCATACTAAGCTGAAAGTCTTGTGAAAAGCTATTCCCAGAGATTAGGGAGAAAAAGATTAGCGCTAAGGGAATGAATTTATATGCCTTCATGCCCTAAAGAACTAAAATTAGGGCAGAACTAAAAGTGCTAGCCTTGTTTAAAAGTTAACTTTCAGGTTCAGGAGATCCACGCTAGCATTGATTTGAGTATTCAGTCCTGTTGGATTAGTTCGCAGTGTTTGTATTACCGAAGGGGAAACCAAGCCAATGCTTGTCTTTTCAGAAAACTGAATTCCCACTAAGCCATCCGCAGAATTGGATGGAGTTGCTAAAGATGCAGCAGCTGATGAAGGGGTCTTCCGTTCGGAAAGAGCAAAAGCATCTATAACTCCAACGCCAAAACCAACCCAGGCGCCAATAGCTGATCCATATTGCAGGCCTTCCACCAGAGGCTTTTCAGCAATAAGCATTATAGAAGTAGTGATTATGGCTCCTGCCGCTGCTCCGTAAAAAGTATCAAGCAAAACAATAATGCTGGTATTGTTGCCATCATTAAATAATCCGGAGACAACGAGCTGTTGACCGCCGGAAGTTGCCACATCATAGGCACCGGTTCCAATTCCATATAAAGTTCCAAGGCCAACACCTACCCGAAGTGGAGCGAAATCACTGTTGCTGTTTAAGGCCATGGTCGCCCCACCAAGAATGGTTCCGTTGACAGCACCATTCAGAGTATTCCCTGCTAACAATTCTATCGTTTGGGCTTTAGAAGAATTTACTCCTGCAAAAATGAAGGTGAAGCAAAGTAAAAGTCCGGTAATTGTACGCATTATAGTCTCATAGATTTTTTGATTTAACCGAAGTTAGTAAATAATAGAAGGCAATACCATCTATCTATTACTACCCGGGATCATTCAAGGCAACAGGCAGAACTTTCCCATTATAAAACTGATGAGCATTTAATACAAAATCAGCTATATAGGCTCCCATTTGTTTAGGGGAAACAGGGGCGTCAAATCCCGGAAAAGCTTGAGCGAGCATCTCGGTTTGTACAGCTCCCAGGCAGAGGCAGTTTACCGCAATTTCATCTTGAGTAAATTCAGCGCTCATCACTTCAGATAAACCTACAACAGCTGCTTTAGCTGCGCTATAAGCAGAAAGACCGGCAAATTTTGAACTTCCCTGATATCCGGACATGCTTGAAATGTTTACGATATGACTCCCTTTCTTGAGGTGAGCTTTCATGGCTTTTGTTATACGGACAATACCGAAAACATTCACATCCATGAGTTTTTGGAAGTCTTCTATTTCAGTATCCATAAAGTCTTTGAGATAAAGGGCTCCGGCATTGTTGATCAATCCATCCAGGTCACCGGCTTCTTCAACAGCAGTGACAAGCTTTTCGATATCCCCGGGTTCGGTTAAATCTGCAGGTACCGAAATAATAGTTCCGTTATCTGCTTCCTTAGATAATTGTTTAAGCTTATCTTGTGAACGGGCTGTAGCTATTACGGTATGATTTTCGGAAGCCAGCTTTAATGCGGTTTGATATCCTATACCGCGGCTGGCGCCTGTGATTAATATCGTCTTACTCATGAAATAGATGGGTATATTGTGATTGATTCAAAGGTGAAAACAAAAGCAAAACTAAATAGTTCACTAAAGTTCGCAGATGCTTGGAAAAAGCGCTTTTTTAGTGGTAATTTGTTGTTTGATAACTTTAAAGAAAAGTAAGTTAAGGCTTGATGACTACAAAAACTGGTAAATCGTTAGTACCCAGTAATATAGAAACTCTTAAACCCTACGTGGCGGGCAAAACAATAGCGGAAGTTGCTGATCTTTACAAACCCGACAAAATTGCCAAACTTGCTTCCAATGAAAACCGGTTAGGTTGTAGTCCAAAGGTAAAGGCGGCTATAGATGAAGCTTTTCAACAAATTCAGGATTATCCCGATCCCATAGCTCGGAAGCTCAGAGCAGCCATCGCCGAACGAAATGGAGTGAAGAGTGAAAATGTGCTGTTGGCTTCCGGTTCTGAAAGCATTATTTCCATTTTGTGTAAAACTTTTTTCTTGAATAAAGAGAATGCGATTACGGCGGCAGCGACTTTTGTAGGCTTTTTTGTCCAGATTGGCGTCCGTGGTGTTCATCTCAAAAAAATTCCGGTCACTTCAGATTATAAGTACGATGTGAAAGCCATAGCCAATGCGATTGATGAACGGACTAAGATGGTGTATATCGCGAATCCTAATAATCCGACTGGCACCTATATCAATAAGGATGAATTTGAGTGGTTCATGCAGCAGGTTCCGGATGATGTGCTGGTTGTAATGGATGAAGCATATTTTGAATATGCCAAAGATGTTGAAGATTACCCACATTCATTGGATTACGATTATGACAATATCATTGTATTGAGGACTTTCTCGAAAGCATACGGACTTGCAGGATTCAGAGTCGGATATGCCATTGCTGATGAACATCTCATTTCAACAATGATGAAAACTAAGCTCACGTTTGAGCCTACAACTTTGGGTCAGGCTGGAGCTTTGGCAGCTTTTCATGATGATGAATTTCTGAAGAAAAGCGTAGAAGTTGTAGAAGAGAGCAAGAAAAGGCTGTATTCATTTTTTGATGAGCACGAGGTGAACTACAGGAAATCCATCTCTAATTCGGTGATGATGATTTTACCATCAGAACAAGAAGCGATTGATTTCACTCAAAATATGCTGGAAAAGGGAGTTATCCTCAGAAGAATAAATGCATTTGGGTTGCCAAGCTGTATTCGTATTACGGTTGGACTTTCAGAAGAAATGGATCATTTTGAGCAATCATTTTTAGAAGTAACTAAGAAGTAAGCAGTAACTATTTTATTTATGGCCAAATCAAAAACGGCATCTAA encodes the following:
- a CDS encoding short-chain dehydrogenase; this encodes MSKTILITGASRGIGYQTALKLASENHTVIATARSQDKLKQLSKEADNGTIISVPADLTEPGDIEKLVTAVEEAGDLDGLINNAGALYLKDFMDTEIEDFQKLMDVNVFGIVRITKAMKAHLKKGSHIVNISSMSGYQGSSKFAGLSAYSAAKAAVVGLSEVMSAEFTQDEIAVNCLCLGAVQTEMLAQAFPGFDAPVSPKQMGAYIADFVLNAHQFYNGKVLPVALNDPG
- the hisC gene encoding histidinol-phosphate transaminase; amino-acid sequence: MTTKTGKSLVPSNIETLKPYVAGKTIAEVADLYKPDKIAKLASNENRLGCSPKVKAAIDEAFQQIQDYPDPIARKLRAAIAERNGVKSENVLLASGSESIISILCKTFFLNKENAITAAATFVGFFVQIGVRGVHLKKIPVTSDYKYDVKAIANAIDERTKMVYIANPNNPTGTYINKDEFEWFMQQVPDDVLVVMDEAYFEYAKDVEDYPHSLDYDYDNIIVLRTFSKAYGLAGFRVGYAIADEHLISTMMKTKLTFEPTTLGQAGALAAFHDDEFLKKSVEVVEESKKRLYSFFDEHEVNYRKSISNSVMMILPSEQEAIDFTQNMLEKGVILRRINAFGLPSCIRITVGLSEEMDHFEQSFLEVTKK
- a CDS encoding NAD-dependent protein deacylase translates to MPKQKIVVISGAGISAESGLATFRDSGGLWEGYDINEVASIQGWQKDPENVQNFYNLRRKQAAEAHPNDAHKALADLEEHFEVSIVTQNVDDLHERGGSTQVLHLHGELRKARSEEDESLVVDVGSESIAMGDLAEDGAQLRPHVVWFGEMVPMMEPAAIEVSKADVLVVVGTSLVVYPAASLIDYADAGIPKFIIDPSDPQLWDREGWTHFKENAGTGVNKLAEKLKNEYLQ